One window of the Leptospira ryugenii genome contains the following:
- the trmD gene encoding tRNA (guanosine(37)-N1)-methyltransferase TrmD, with translation MRFNFVTLFPEKIESYFSTGIPGKARERGIVQINAVHLRDFAGNKHHKVDDTIYGGGPGMLLQVGPVFRALESLGEEKGEVILLSPSGALFNQDLAREIYASNQAITLVSGYYEGVDHRVTEHLVDREVAIGNYVISSGDLASLVVADCISRLVPGFLGKQESLVEESHNEEDQLEYPQFTKPFEFNGWTVPDVLVNGNHEEIRKWREKNRKKRNHP, from the coding sequence TTGAGGTTTAACTTCGTCACACTTTTTCCTGAAAAAATTGAATCCTATTTTTCCACTGGGATTCCAGGTAAGGCCCGAGAGAGAGGCATTGTCCAAATCAATGCAGTCCATCTAAGGGACTTTGCAGGAAACAAGCACCATAAAGTAGATGATACAATTTATGGTGGAGGACCAGGAATGCTTTTGCAAGTGGGTCCCGTATTCCGTGCTTTAGAATCTTTGGGGGAAGAAAAGGGAGAAGTGATTTTACTTAGTCCGTCAGGCGCTCTCTTCAACCAAGACCTCGCTCGCGAGATCTACGCGTCCAATCAGGCAATAACGTTGGTATCTGGGTATTATGAAGGCGTCGACCACAGGGTAACAGAGCATCTAGTTGACAGGGAAGTGGCCATTGGAAATTATGTAATTTCATCGGGGGATTTGGCCTCTCTAGTAGTCGCTGATTGTATCTCTCGCTTGGTGCCTGGTTTCTTGGGGAAACAGGAAAGCCTTGTGGAAGAGTCGCACAACGAAGAAGACCAGTTGGAATACCCACAGTTCACAAAACCATTTGAGTTTAATGGCTGGACTGTCCCAGACGTCTTAGTGAACGGAAATCACGAAGAAATTAGAAAATGGCGGGAAAAAAACCGCAAAAAGAGAAATCATCCTTAG
- a CDS encoding EscU/YscU/HrcU family type III secretion system export apparatus switch protein encodes MKKYAVALGYRMEQNQAPIVLAKGKGVVASQICQIAESHGIPQVRDPVLVSSMEKLEVSKEIPRELYKAIAIIFRELVAVGNQKNN; translated from the coding sequence ATGAAGAAGTATGCCGTTGCTTTGGGCTACCGAATGGAACAGAACCAAGCCCCCATAGTGCTGGCCAAAGGGAAAGGAGTGGTAGCCTCGCAAATTTGCCAAATTGCAGAATCTCATGGAATTCCTCAGGTTCGGGACCCTGTACTCGTCTCCTCCATGGAAAAACTTGAAGTTAGTAAAGAAATTCCAAGAGAATTGTATAAGGCGATTGCAATCATCTTTCGAGAGCTGGTAGCAGTCGGAAATCAGAAAAACAATTGA
- a CDS encoding HD-GYP domain-containing protein — MRKIPVYDLAPGTKFTKSVYLDKDTVLVGSKQPITQQDLDRLKQFGISFVLTEGEPILGIEDEKGQSATGPGLFDTNLPMMQEDEYATRCKYILDRANSNKVEFNAVFKDAFELVQRTYRSASEGKYTEIREFREVAERIADHVKNNPQLPILLLSHSHSGYYLYTHVCYATFFSVLLGNYLEFSRPKLIDLALASLFADIGMVTVPEEVSEKKGALTELDQKTIKRHPVTGYQILTQRLKLKNSLAIVSLQHHEAMDGSGYPQKILANQVEELTRVYSIADQFTSMISARPYRPALLPYDAMRIMISENVNRYDLKMVRLFLNKLSMFPIGSGVSLSDGRIGIVIDSNRDKPLRPIVRVTKDMDGNRLKMLVFVDLMQDLNTFIQKAIPFSQIY, encoded by the coding sequence ATGCGAAAGATACCTGTTTACGACTTGGCTCCTGGAACTAAGTTTACCAAATCTGTTTATCTAGACAAGGATACAGTCCTTGTGGGTTCCAAACAACCCATCACCCAACAAGACTTGGATCGCCTCAAACAATTCGGGATTTCATTCGTATTAACAGAGGGTGAACCCATCCTGGGCATTGAGGATGAAAAAGGCCAGTCCGCAACGGGACCTGGATTGTTTGATACAAATCTTCCGATGATGCAGGAGGATGAGTATGCCACTCGCTGTAAATACATTCTGGATAGAGCTAACAGCAATAAGGTTGAATTCAATGCTGTTTTCAAGGATGCATTTGAATTAGTACAGAGAACCTATCGATCTGCTTCAGAAGGAAAGTATACCGAAATTAGAGAATTTCGAGAAGTGGCAGAAAGGATAGCAGACCATGTAAAAAATAACCCGCAATTGCCTATCCTTCTCTTATCCCACTCTCATTCCGGTTATTATCTGTATACACATGTCTGTTATGCGACCTTTTTCTCCGTTCTCTTGGGCAACTATCTTGAGTTTTCGAGACCCAAATTGATAGATTTGGCTTTGGCATCTTTGTTTGCTGATATAGGGATGGTTACAGTTCCAGAAGAGGTATCCGAGAAAAAGGGTGCGCTGACTGAACTCGACCAAAAAACAATCAAAAGACATCCTGTAACTGGTTACCAAATCCTAACGCAGAGACTCAAATTAAAGAACTCTTTGGCGATTGTATCTTTGCAACACCATGAAGCCATGGATGGATCTGGTTACCCACAAAAGATCTTAGCAAACCAAGTGGAAGAATTGACGAGAGTGTACTCCATTGCGGATCAATTTACGTCCATGATCTCTGCAAGGCCCTACCGACCAGCTCTTTTACCTTATGATGCAATGAGAATCATGATCAGTGAAAATGTAAATCGGTATGATCTAAAAATGGTTCGCCTCTTTTTGAACAAGCTGTCTATGTTCCCAATTGGTTCAGGCGTTTCTTTGAGTGATGGTCGTATAGGTATCGTCATTGATTCCAATCGTGACAAACCTCTTCGTCCTATTGTTCGGGTAACAAAGGATATGGATGGAAATCGACTAAAGATGTTAGTTTTTGTAGATTTGATGCAAGACCTAAATACCTTTATCCAAAAGGCGATTCCGTTCTCTCAAATCTATTGA
- the rpe gene encoding ribulose-phosphate 3-epimerase, producing the protein MKISASILAAKLSHLAVDLPKYDPTSIDFIHMDVMDGNFVPQISFGEAFTKEVKSLTNIPLDVHLMVRRPEDHVPKYFEFKPYCITFHIETTHFSVRLAEEIRKSGAKVGISLNPQTPVESISHLLPYLDLVLLMTVDPGFYGQSFVASGIDKIKRMRELTAKHGILLEVDGGVNESNIKTLSDLGVDLCVVGSGLYKTGDPNTQGKKLKQLAGA; encoded by the coding sequence ATGAAAATCTCTGCCTCAATCTTGGCAGCAAAGCTTAGCCATTTAGCTGTCGACCTTCCCAAGTATGATCCAACTTCTATAGATTTCATTCATATGGATGTAATGGATGGCAATTTTGTTCCCCAGATCTCCTTTGGTGAGGCTTTCACAAAAGAAGTGAAATCGCTGACAAACATCCCACTAGATGTTCACCTGATGGTACGTCGGCCGGAAGACCATGTCCCCAAGTACTTTGAATTCAAACCTTACTGCATTACTTTTCATATTGAGACCACTCACTTTTCCGTGCGCCTTGCTGAGGAAATCCGAAAATCAGGTGCAAAAGTGGGTATCTCCTTAAACCCCCAGACGCCTGTTGAATCAATCTCGCATCTTTTGCCGTATTTAGATTTGGTACTTTTGATGACGGTTGATCCTGGTTTTTATGGGCAAAGTTTTGTTGCCTCTGGTATAGATAAGATCAAACGCATGCGAGAATTGACTGCAAAACACGGCATCCTTCTGGAGGTCGATGGAGGAGTAAACGAATCCAACATCAAGACACTCTCGGACTTGGGTGTTGACCTTTGTGTGGTAGGCTCGGGGCTCTATAAAACTGGCGATCCTAATACCCAAGGTAAAAAATTAAAACAATTGGCTGGCGCATAG
- a CDS encoding general secretion pathway protein GspC, translated as MNAFLNQIQNNKFLTLIPPVFLFSFSLAYLFRLLLLLIFSTETGINLSSLPKPKLAKQEVILAVNTYEDMVSGNLIRGVLFDPNQAQAGDAQSNVDPEIAQDNGDADQLLVTGTISGHWSFARVTVREKSANDSEEFAIGEMVAGYKVQDIQPHYVVLKKGGLSLKVNIGETPAQAKERLRPKTETGEASPLPSSQTVQKVLSREDVNRKLKDPNTIYKNARFGPHLVDGKIEGYKLYQVAKDHVFYSLGARSGDIIRRVNGMPLNETEKMLEIWGSVKQASKITVDLERQGKIITYEFIIRN; from the coding sequence ATGAACGCTTTTCTCAACCAAATCCAAAATAATAAATTCCTGACTCTTATACCTCCTGTTTTCCTATTTTCCTTTTCATTGGCATATTTGTTTCGTTTGCTTCTCTTGCTCATCTTTAGCACTGAGACAGGCATCAATCTTTCTTCTCTTCCGAAACCAAAACTTGCCAAACAAGAGGTGATCCTTGCTGTCAATACATATGAGGATATGGTATCTGGCAATTTGATCCGTGGGGTTCTGTTTGATCCAAACCAGGCGCAGGCAGGAGACGCTCAGTCGAATGTAGACCCAGAAATTGCCCAAGACAATGGAGATGCCGACCAGTTACTCGTAACAGGTACCATTTCAGGCCATTGGTCTTTTGCTAGGGTAACGGTGCGCGAGAAGTCTGCCAATGATTCCGAAGAGTTCGCAATTGGCGAAATGGTCGCAGGTTACAAGGTTCAGGATATCCAACCACATTATGTGGTATTGAAGAAGGGTGGTCTCTCGCTGAAAGTGAACATTGGGGAAACTCCTGCACAAGCCAAGGAAAGGCTAAGGCCCAAAACAGAAACAGGTGAGGCAAGTCCACTTCCTTCCAGCCAAACGGTTCAAAAAGTCTTGTCTCGTGAGGATGTGAACCGCAAGCTAAAGGATCCGAATACCATCTATAAAAATGCTAGGTTTGGCCCACATCTTGTAGACGGTAAAATAGAAGGTTACAAACTCTATCAAGTTGCCAAAGACCATGTATTTTACTCCTTGGGCGCCCGCAGCGGAGATATTATCCGTCGGGTAAATGGAATGCCGCTGAATGAAACAGAAAAAATGTTAGAGATTTGGGGTTCCGTGAAACAAGCTTCTAAAATAACAGTAGATTTAGAAAGACAAGGCAAGATAATCACATATGAATTCATTATCCGGAATTAA
- the rpsP gene encoding 30S ribosomal protein S16 — protein MVKLRLQRTGTKADPHYRIVAADHRAPRDGRFIEAVGHFHPSAHKVDQKSIFNEEKTISWLKKGAVPTDTVLALLKKDGIWSKFKG, from the coding sequence TTGGTTAAGTTAAGATTACAAAGAACTGGCACAAAAGCAGACCCACATTATAGAATCGTTGCCGCAGACCACAGAGCCCCTCGTGATGGTCGTTTCATTGAGGCAGTGGGTCACTTTCATCCGAGTGCACATAAAGTGGACCAAAAATCTATTTTCAATGAAGAGAAAACCATCTCTTGGTTAAAAAAAGGAGCAGTACCCACAGATACTGTCCTTGCTCTCTTGAAGAAAGACGGGATCTGGTCTAAGTTCAAAGGATAG
- a CDS encoding type II secretion system-associated lipoprotein, which translates to MIRLFIVLLLILSSHCSQRLIEKEKLREINDFYDDKVFSLKEDLRVSDSEVWKKGTMVRLYVESTPSLLKLKIYPLTESRESSTGKLAAYLINDDVKKKKYNQSDVEAWVNQKFLLADPKKIKIKK; encoded by the coding sequence GTGATTCGTCTTTTCATTGTTTTATTGCTAATTCTAAGCTCGCATTGTTCTCAAAGATTGATCGAGAAGGAAAAGTTACGCGAAATCAATGATTTTTACGATGACAAGGTTTTTTCCTTAAAAGAGGACTTGCGGGTTTCTGACTCAGAAGTTTGGAAAAAGGGAACGATGGTTCGGCTCTATGTGGAATCAACGCCCTCATTACTCAAATTGAAGATTTACCCTCTCACGGAATCTCGAGAAAGCTCTACAGGGAAATTGGCTGCATATCTAATCAATGATGATGTGAAAAAGAAGAAGTACAATCAGTCCGATGTGGAAGCATGGGTAAACCAAAAGTTTCTTCTGGCTGATCCGAAAAAAATAAAGATAAAAAAATAG
- a CDS encoding YraN family protein — MRIPIIQKGQDGERIATSFLIEQGHTLLFRNYRTRFGEIDIISFKDGTLFFIEVKHWNLSSGFHPLHAFPKQKKMRMWRVTQQLFQQYPALERCDFSFSLAHINEKREVCFYSDLF, encoded by the coding sequence TTGAGAATTCCAATCATCCAAAAAGGCCAAGACGGAGAACGCATAGCTACTTCCTTTTTAATAGAACAGGGTCATACTCTTCTCTTTCGAAACTATCGAACACGTTTTGGCGAAATTGACATAATCAGTTTCAAGGATGGGACATTATTTTTCATTGAGGTGAAACATTGGAATCTATCTTCGGGCTTCCATCCTCTCCATGCCTTTCCCAAGCAAAAGAAAATGAGGATGTGGAGGGTTACACAACAGCTATTTCAGCAATATCCAGCGTTGGAACGATGTGATTTTAGTTTTTCGTTGGCCCATATCAATGAAAAAAGGGAAGTTTGTTTTTATTCCGATTTGTTTTAA
- a CDS encoding ATP-binding protein — MQGLSANIGLSGIPSLAQDHQDVFLVRVDLAIRKGLPHFQILGKVSQEIKEAKDKIPLALLQSGFMFPLASITANIEPSHRQKGSTFLDLALALSILVASSQLPANPWENCIALGQINLRGDVLCHEDLLRFLWASFRYLPEGQTFLLPMSAKDYQLPKAEYLFISHLSELRLDLPRKTVFEEPVFLSKEEPCQWEKVLLTTAQARAFQGLLYAILGNHHSLLVGNPGTGKSMLIKLMKDMQLPWYPEEFPWMQFFLDKDFQPQNAQIPSRPFRSPHHSITEQALVGGGRPVQEGEISKANGGILFLDELTEFKSKVLDAIREPMEERKIEINRLESSRSLPANFLVMAACNPCPCGYFQGRKRCSCSNRQIREYLRKISGPFWDRITLHISLFDHADLRNVSIHRQRIFDALKEASFFRRQRLKKERNVYQKRELYVDETDPLHSFLSLRQKNNFYELARTIADFHLSLEIRVEHKDEAAVYFRNSLLLESLR; from the coding sequence GTGCAAGGACTCTCAGCCAATATCGGACTTTCGGGAATTCCCTCTCTTGCCCAAGACCACCAGGATGTATTTTTGGTTCGAGTGGACTTGGCAATTCGAAAAGGTCTCCCCCACTTTCAAATCTTAGGAAAGGTTTCCCAAGAAATTAAAGAAGCAAAAGATAAAATCCCATTGGCCTTATTACAGTCTGGCTTTATGTTTCCATTGGCCTCCATTACGGCAAATATTGAACCTAGCCATAGGCAAAAAGGTTCCACGTTTTTAGACCTTGCCCTAGCCCTCTCCATCCTTGTCGCGAGCTCTCAATTGCCTGCTAATCCTTGGGAAAACTGTATTGCTCTCGGCCAAATCAATTTAAGAGGAGATGTTCTCTGCCATGAGGATCTTTTGCGGTTTCTATGGGCAAGTTTTAGGTATCTACCCGAGGGACAAACCTTCCTTTTGCCTATGTCTGCCAAAGATTACCAATTGCCCAAAGCAGAGTATCTCTTTATCTCCCATCTATCTGAGCTAAGATTAGACCTTCCTCGAAAGACTGTGTTTGAGGAGCCAGTATTCCTCTCTAAAGAAGAGCCTTGCCAATGGGAAAAAGTCTTACTCACCACAGCACAAGCCCGTGCATTCCAAGGATTGCTCTATGCTATCTTAGGAAACCACCATAGCCTACTTGTGGGCAATCCTGGCACAGGGAAATCGATGCTGATCAAACTTATGAAAGATATGCAGCTTCCTTGGTATCCAGAAGAGTTTCCTTGGATGCAGTTCTTTTTAGATAAAGACTTCCAACCCCAAAATGCGCAAATCCCAAGTCGCCCTTTTCGGTCACCACACCATTCCATTACAGAGCAGGCACTTGTAGGGGGTGGTCGCCCTGTCCAGGAAGGCGAAATTTCTAAGGCAAATGGTGGGATTTTATTCTTGGATGAGCTAACCGAATTTAAATCAAAAGTTTTAGATGCCATCCGCGAGCCGATGGAAGAAAGGAAAATCGAAATCAATCGTTTGGAATCGAGTCGCAGCCTGCCAGCTAACTTTTTAGTGATGGCCGCATGCAACCCCTGCCCGTGCGGCTATTTCCAAGGGAGAAAAAGATGCTCTTGTTCCAATCGTCAGATTAGAGAGTATCTTAGAAAGATCAGTGGTCCATTTTGGGATCGCATCACTTTACACATTTCCCTTTTTGACCATGCGGACCTGAGAAATGTTTCCATCCACCGACAGCGGATCTTTGATGCTTTAAAAGAAGCTAGTTTTTTTAGAAGGCAGAGACTTAAGAAAGAGAGGAATGTTTACCAAAAACGCGAACTTTATGTGGATGAGACTGACCCACTCCATTCCTTTCTTTCTTTGCGACAAAAAAATAATTTTTATGAATTAGCGCGTACAATTGCAGACTTTCATCTTTCTCTTGAGATCCGTGTGGAACATAAGGATGAAGCTGCCGTTTACTTTCGAAATTCACTTTTGCTGGAATCGTTACGTTGA
- a CDS encoding KH domain-containing protein, whose product MESLVKYIVTSLVDQPDQVNVTQVPGEEESVIELRVAPKDLGKVIGKNGRIAKSLRTVLQAAGTKQGKNFSLEIVD is encoded by the coding sequence ATGGAATCCTTAGTGAAATATATCGTTACCTCTCTTGTTGACCAGCCAGACCAGGTTAATGTCACCCAGGTTCCAGGAGAAGAGGAGTCCGTTATTGAATTGCGTGTGGCTCCAAAAGATTTGGGAAAGGTGATTGGTAAAAACGGACGGATTGCAAAATCACTCCGCACCGTTCTGCAAGCTGCCGGAACCAAACAAGGTAAAAATTTTAGCTTAGAAATTGTCGATTGA
- the rimM gene encoding ribosome maturation factor RimM (Essential for efficient processing of 16S rRNA), translated as MSIDPSSFVSIGTFGASHGVKGLIKVFTSGDTLSQKKPPITVYTKKGQESFTSLSLLQIHKQANHFLVQIDGFVSKESVAVLTNSELFLPKEELPQTEHPNEIYTFQLLGLQAVPSIGGEHLGYEVTDVIDNPAHPILEFKVLDAKAETLPTILVPFLDQFIGNWDIHKQEIEVKQWEQWFEV; from the coding sequence TTGTCGATTGATCCAAGCTCCTTTGTAAGCATTGGGACTTTTGGTGCAAGCCATGGCGTCAAAGGTCTCATCAAAGTCTTTACATCTGGCGATACTCTCTCCCAAAAAAAGCCACCCATAACAGTATATACCAAGAAAGGGCAAGAGTCTTTCACTTCACTTTCCCTTTTACAAATCCATAAACAAGCCAATCATTTTTTGGTACAAATCGATGGTTTTGTATCGAAGGAGTCTGTCGCAGTTTTGACAAATTCCGAGTTGTTTCTGCCCAAAGAAGAGCTACCTCAGACTGAGCACCCGAACGAAATTTATACCTTCCAACTCTTAGGTTTGCAGGCGGTGCCTTCCATTGGTGGCGAACATTTAGGATATGAGGTAACGGATGTCATTGATAACCCCGCACATCCCATTTTGGAATTCAAAGTATTGGATGCAAAGGCTGAAACATTACCTACCATTCTGGTTCCTTTCCTCGACCAATTTATAGGAAATTGGGATATTCATAAACAGGAGATCGAAGTGAAACAATGGGAGCAATGGTTTGAGGTTTAA
- a CDS encoding peptidoglycan DD-metalloendopeptidase family protein, protein MLALFHFAHTLSRPCSRFSQLLSDIHSVKGFLTISKCLLVLSLGTALQANPFRKFDDEIQRSHASAGSSPSVFRIFSVSSEESEVLRLFEQGINQQLEEEDESVASLDFPKYIEVSPVVSNTVVHEPGILIKKYVVQKKDTLTRIAKSFATEVAKIKKHNALTSSALKLGQTLEIPVQVKQASASRVIKKKLFILPVPQSKITSRFGRRIDPFNKYNRVYHTGLDLAAKVGTPVVSAAEGEVIFTGRNGGYGNSVIIQHKNGYKTLYAHCSQILVEVGETVKMGRVIAAVGRTGTATGAHLHFEVFLNGKLINPETALNLTEKFVTKLPKSEIAGF, encoded by the coding sequence ATGCTAGCTTTGTTTCATTTTGCCCATACTTTGAGTAGGCCATGCTCAAGATTTTCACAACTTCTTTCCGATATTCACTCAGTGAAGGGATTCCTGACCATATCCAAGTGTTTGCTTGTTCTGTCTCTCGGGACAGCTCTGCAAGCAAATCCATTTCGTAAATTTGACGACGAAATACAGAGGTCCCATGCTTCTGCAGGGTCCAGCCCTTCCGTATTCCGCATCTTTTCTGTTTCGAGCGAAGAATCGGAAGTGTTACGTTTATTTGAACAAGGTATAAACCAACAATTAGAAGAGGAAGATGAATCGGTAGCCTCTTTGGACTTCCCTAAGTATATCGAAGTCTCGCCTGTAGTAAGCAACACGGTTGTCCATGAACCTGGGATTCTGATCAAAAAGTATGTGGTACAAAAGAAAGATACTTTAACTCGGATTGCAAAATCCTTTGCGACAGAAGTCGCAAAGATAAAAAAACACAATGCCCTCACTTCCAGTGCTTTGAAACTGGGGCAGACATTGGAAATTCCTGTCCAAGTGAAACAAGCGAGCGCATCCCGTGTGATCAAAAAGAAGCTCTTTATCCTTCCTGTTCCCCAAAGTAAAATTACGTCCAGATTTGGACGAAGGATCGATCCATTCAATAAATACAACCGAGTCTACCACACAGGATTGGATCTTGCTGCAAAGGTGGGCACTCCAGTCGTTTCGGCCGCAGAAGGCGAAGTGATCTTTACAGGGCGGAATGGTGGATATGGAAATTCGGTGATCATCCAACATAAGAATGGATACAAAACATTGTATGCCCATTGCTCTCAAATATTGGTGGAAGTAGGAGAGACTGTAAAGATGGGGCGTGTGATCGCAGCGGTTGGTAGAACAGGGACTGCAACAGGTGCTCATTTGCATTTTGAAGTTTTTCTGAATGGTAAGTTGATAAACCCGGAGACAGCTCTAAACCTTACAGAGAAGTTTGTTACAAAGTTACCAAAATCAGAGATTGCAGGTTTTTGA
- a CDS encoding ribonuclease HII encodes MSVDEAGRGCLAGPVALGLVSFGRESLERIRSGAVLRGIRDSKKLPEAIRKRLASEIKELCSFWKVVFVSPKTIDRININQAIFYGINRGLPKDAKQRAYLFVDGNYKLALRTPILGYTSIPKGDDIVPSISAASILAKTHRDAWMEEMDRKYPGYGFSKHKGYGTSFHREKLIQLGASPIHRLSFLRNLRSWESEELPFPNLAD; translated from the coding sequence ATTTCTGTTGATGAGGCTGGGCGTGGGTGCCTAGCGGGACCTGTTGCGCTTGGGCTTGTTTCCTTCGGTAGGGAGAGCCTAGAACGTATACGGAGTGGAGCTGTTCTCCGAGGGATTCGAGATTCCAAAAAACTCCCTGAAGCGATTCGAAAACGACTGGCATCGGAAATCAAAGAACTCTGTTCCTTTTGGAAGGTAGTCTTTGTTTCTCCCAAAACAATTGACCGTATCAATATCAACCAGGCAATTTTTTACGGAATCAATCGTGGTCTTCCCAAGGATGCAAAACAGCGAGCCTATCTGTTTGTGGATGGGAATTACAAACTTGCTCTCCGAACTCCAATCCTCGGCTATACGTCTATCCCCAAAGGGGATGACATTGTTCCTAGTATTTCAGCAGCCTCGATCCTTGCAAAAACACACCGGGATGCTTGGATGGAAGAGATGGATAGAAAGTATCCTGGTTATGGGTTTAGTAAACATAAGGGCTACGGAACCAGTTTCCATAGGGAAAAGCTCATCCAGTTGGGGGCATCGCCCATCCATCGCTTGAGTTTTTTAAGAAATCTCCGAAGCTGGGAGAGTGAAGAGCTCCCATTTCCTAATCTCGCAGATTGA
- the rplS gene encoding 50S ribosomal protein L19 yields the protein MNHILEKALSTEPKNELNFEIGDTVKVHYKIVESGKERVQVYEGIVISIANKSHSKTFTVRRISYDVGVERIFPLHSPRIAKIELVRKGSVRRAKLFYLREKKGKAGRIKERKGGQAMVAQDRKRQDEAAKSQAKASA from the coding sequence ATGAATCACATCCTAGAAAAAGCTCTTTCAACTGAACCAAAGAACGAACTCAATTTTGAGATCGGAGATACTGTGAAAGTTCACTACAAGATTGTTGAATCTGGTAAAGAACGAGTTCAGGTTTACGAAGGCATAGTGATTTCCATCGCCAACAAGTCCCATTCCAAAACATTTACCGTTAGGCGAATCTCTTATGATGTAGGAGTGGAAAGGATCTTTCCTTTGCATAGCCCGAGAATCGCCAAGATAGAACTCGTTCGTAAAGGAAGTGTTCGCCGAGCCAAACTATTCTACTTGCGTGAGAAAAAAGGAAAGGCTGGCCGAATCAAAGAAAGAAAGGGCGGTCAGGCTATGGTTGCCCAAGACAGAAAACGCCAGGATGAAGCCGCTAAATCACAAGCGAAGGCTTCCGCTTAA